Proteins encoded within one genomic window of Flavobacterium sp. NG2:
- a CDS encoding polysaccharide lyase family 8 super-sandwich domain-containing protein, with protein sequence MKKIYLLVVLVVFSQAAFSQTKKEYPLELQQLLSNITENFLEDTVSTSEVHHLLASLDAKGAWPSIDYSSQQRGRWPVLDHLLNLNHLSKAYLKEGSNYYQSPELLAKIHLALDYWLSNDFVSPNWWYPQIGIPQQLAPILIVMEDNLSEKQLQTGVKILNKAKIGMGGQNKVWLAGNVLYKSLLVRNIDSVNIASKAIQGELRVSTDLGIQPDNSFHEHGAMLQQGNYGLSYLGDMIQWIAVLRHTPFAFDEEKVAIIREFALDGTQWFLWKKNFDIGGSGRQLFQGELAKKQNAILKNFKQLEKLDPEFASAYNKAQDYKSLSGNKHFWTSDFHISRTPNYLFTLKMSSSRVNGYETVNFENMLGYHLGGGMTLLYQSDNEYLDVFPFWDWKKLPGTTIIQDDAPIPVSNAWGYKIEGDFVGGVTDGTNGLAVLQYNRGGLKANKAWFMLDNQIVCLGNGITADTPFNVTTGINQVYRNGAIIVNNKRNIQKITGKQDFTNPSWILHDKVGYLFPSGGNLSLVADTVSGSWYKVAQRYKDETIKADIFNVYLNHGTKPKEADYQYILVPNATQQQLIQLEKKLLFEIKNAKSQQIVSRKDGSLAGIVFYEAGKVDLFGGISVSEPCLLLVEKQDSGLKVSVSDPTHKLMTIRIAFDKKYKDKQSVVENNQSILNVSLPRADEAGKTVSFILSKMNY encoded by the coding sequence ATGAAAAAAATCTATTTACTAGTTGTTTTAGTGGTGTTTTCACAAGCTGCATTTTCACAGACAAAAAAAGAGTATCCGCTGGAATTACAGCAATTATTGAGCAACATTACAGAAAACTTTTTAGAAGATACAGTTTCCACTTCCGAAGTACATCATTTACTAGCAAGCTTAGATGCAAAAGGAGCTTGGCCAAGCATTGACTACAGCAGCCAACAAAGAGGAAGATGGCCTGTTTTAGATCATCTTTTGAATTTAAATCACTTGTCTAAAGCTTATTTGAAAGAGGGTTCAAATTATTACCAAAGTCCAGAATTGTTAGCTAAAATTCATCTTGCCTTAGATTATTGGTTGTCCAATGATTTTGTGAGTCCTAACTGGTGGTATCCCCAAATTGGAATTCCACAACAATTGGCTCCTATTTTGATTGTTATGGAAGATAATCTTTCAGAAAAACAGCTGCAAACGGGGGTAAAAATCTTGAATAAAGCCAAGATTGGTATGGGAGGACAAAACAAAGTTTGGTTGGCAGGTAATGTGTTGTACAAATCTTTGTTAGTTCGAAATATTGATAGCGTAAATATTGCATCAAAAGCTATTCAAGGTGAGTTAAGAGTTTCTACAGATTTAGGAATTCAACCCGATAATAGTTTTCACGAGCATGGCGCCATGTTGCAACAAGGGAATTACGGTTTATCGTATTTAGGTGATATGATTCAGTGGATTGCTGTTTTGCGCCATACGCCTTTTGCTTTTGATGAAGAAAAAGTAGCCATTATTCGGGAATTTGCTCTTGATGGAACCCAGTGGTTTTTATGGAAAAAAAACTTTGATATTGGTGGTAGCGGTAGGCAATTGTTCCAAGGCGAATTGGCTAAAAAGCAAAATGCCATTCTGAAAAATTTCAAACAATTAGAAAAATTAGATCCTGAGTTTGCATCCGCTTATAATAAAGCACAAGATTATAAAAGTTTGTCGGGGAATAAGCATTTTTGGACTTCGGATTTTCATATTTCTCGAACTCCCAATTATTTGTTTACGCTCAAAATGTCTTCAAGCCGTGTGAATGGTTATGAAACAGTGAATTTTGAAAATATGTTGGGGTATCATTTAGGAGGCGGAATGACTTTATTGTATCAATCAGACAATGAATATTTGGATGTTTTTCCTTTTTGGGATTGGAAAAAATTGCCCGGAACAACGATTATTCAGGATGATGCTCCTATTCCTGTATCCAATGCTTGGGGTTATAAAATTGAAGGTGATTTTGTAGGCGGCGTTACAGATGGAACCAATGGACTTGCGGTTTTGCAATACAATCGTGGCGGTTTAAAGGCTAACAAAGCTTGGTTTATGTTGGACAACCAAATTGTGTGTTTAGGAAACGGCATAACAGCTGATACGCCTTTTAATGTGACTACAGGAATCAACCAAGTATATCGCAATGGAGCAATTATAGTAAATAACAAAAGGAACATACAAAAAATCACAGGCAAACAGGATTTTACCAATCCTAGCTGGATTTTACACGATAAAGTAGGCTATCTTTTTCCTTCGGGTGGTAATCTCAGTTTGGTTGCTGATACCGTTTCAGGTTCTTGGTATAAAGTGGCGCAACGTTACAAAGACGAAACCATCAAAGCGGATATCTTTAATGTATATCTCAATCATGGAACCAAACCAAAAGAAGCAGACTACCAATATATTTTGGTTCCCAATGCGACGCAGCAACAATTAATTCAATTAGAGAAAAAGCTTTTATTCGAAATTAAGAATGCGAAAAGCCAACAAATTGTTAGTCGTAAAGATGGAAGTCTGGCAGGTATTGTTTTTTACGAAGCAGGTAAGGTGGATTTGTTCGGCGGAATTTCAGTGAGCGAGCCTTGTTTGTTATTAGTTGAAAAACAAGATAGCGGATTGAAAGTTTCAGTTAGTGACCCAACTCATAAATTAATGACCATTCGTATTGCTTTCGATAAAAAATACAAAGACAAGCAATCAGTAGTTGAAAATAATCAATCCATCCTGAATGTTTCTCTGCCTAGAGCTGATGAAGCGGGTAAAACGGTATCATTTATTTTAAGTAAAATGAATTATTAA
- a CDS encoding glycoside hydrolase family 2 protein, which produces MTNTSSFSSSWSKFLWTISLLILTSLSANSQNFKEISRGNRTKYNFNPDWKFIKENPKNAQELNFDDSSWSTVSCPHTFNDVDTFDDLSLGGHHGEKNQWRGTVWYRKHFKLPVADKGKKVFIEFEGVRQIADVYINGTYIGTNRTGFIAFGYDISQYIKYGSADNVIAVKVNNDRKSDNFRDNDPLVWNHEHWHPTHGGIYRNVFLHTTDLLHVTLPLYDNMKTVGTYVYAENISEKSADVTVTAEVKNEYNSGKEIICEAKIIDANGKVVSTSASSRNLKAGEKFVFSSTAKVLNPQLWYTRKPYMYKVLTVLKEGKKVIDTYETPLGIRSFEFNKDSGFHNNGEYAKLHGWGQKPTNTWAGLGAALPDWLRDFTYKLMDEAGGNFIRWGHCAASPSEVDMGDKYGFVTLMPGVSGESQDEGETWDIRIAAFRDMIVKFRNNPSIFIWEGGNWAETEKHYQEILDIVNTYDPKGKRLIGNRRSDLKIESEKYLTIEVGTEGWQREFASLPIIESEYMRDEAPRRIWDKYSPDDNFWNNPNLYKNTYQIGSEEFAVRQADHWWNKMGKKVYHSGGANWVFSDGPHGGRNPTEVTRASGEVDGVRLPKEAFYALKAMWRPEPQVHLIGHWNYTQGTKKDMYVISNCAAVKMYINGKLIGTDDTAENGYVYQFPAVAWEAGEIKVEGYVDNKVLVTQTKKTVGEPVAIKLTPITGPEGWKADGSDIALVDFEVVDKDGNRCPLDAARVDFTISGPAIWRGGYNSGKANSTNNLYLDTECGINRVAVRSLLKAGQVTITATRQGLKPATIVLKSLPVDIKNGLTLEMPQVYKNVPKEEPMPIHTPAMPAYDPAENNTSKLFTKFSYTGDAKAMLRTTMDWGKKAYTDLEYNYTVIPNYLRGAEYVRTPDSDKRYWARDQLQFVAGVDMEIYVGHDDRVPRPEFLKKEYVDTGDDIDLGGVKMSLFKRTAKAGESIIMAGNTEGDAPKDCRMYVVIGKKK; this is translated from the coding sequence ATGACAAATACGAGTAGTTTTTCCAGTAGTTGGAGCAAATTTTTATGGACGATTTCCCTTTTAATTTTGACAAGCCTTTCGGCGAATAGTCAGAATTTTAAAGAGATTTCCAGAGGGAACCGTACGAAGTATAATTTTAATCCCGATTGGAAGTTTATTAAAGAAAATCCCAAAAATGCGCAAGAGCTAAACTTTGATGATTCATCATGGAGTACTGTGAGTTGTCCGCATACTTTTAATGATGTGGATACTTTTGATGATTTGAGTTTAGGAGGTCATCATGGAGAGAAAAACCAATGGAGAGGGACGGTTTGGTATCGCAAGCATTTTAAATTACCTGTTGCCGATAAAGGGAAAAAAGTTTTTATCGAATTTGAAGGTGTACGCCAAATTGCAGATGTTTATATCAACGGAACTTACATTGGTACAAACCGTACTGGTTTTATTGCATTTGGTTATGATATTAGCCAATATATTAAATATGGAAGTGCGGATAATGTGATTGCTGTTAAAGTGAATAATGACCGTAAAAGCGATAATTTTAGAGACAACGATCCTTTAGTTTGGAACCATGAACACTGGCATCCAACACATGGCGGAATTTATCGCAATGTTTTTCTACACACCACTGATTTGTTACATGTGACCCTGCCTTTGTATGACAACATGAAAACAGTAGGAACTTATGTGTATGCTGAAAATATAAGTGAAAAAAGTGCAGATGTTACCGTTACAGCCGAAGTGAAAAATGAATACAATTCTGGAAAAGAAATTATTTGTGAAGCCAAAATTATTGATGCTAACGGCAAAGTAGTGAGTACTTCAGCCTCATCCAGAAATCTTAAAGCAGGTGAAAAGTTTGTTTTTTCTTCTACTGCCAAAGTGCTGAATCCTCAGCTTTGGTACACTCGTAAACCGTATATGTACAAGGTGTTGACGGTTTTGAAAGAAGGTAAAAAAGTAATAGATACGTACGAAACTCCATTAGGAATCAGAAGTTTTGAATTTAATAAAGATTCGGGTTTTCATAACAATGGCGAATATGCTAAACTACACGGATGGGGTCAAAAACCAACCAATACTTGGGCGGGTTTAGGAGCTGCTTTGCCAGATTGGTTACGTGATTTTACCTATAAATTAATGGACGAAGCGGGTGGTAATTTCATTCGTTGGGGACATTGTGCTGCCTCTCCATCAGAGGTAGATATGGGAGATAAATATGGTTTTGTAACCTTGATGCCAGGGGTTTCAGGAGAATCACAAGACGAAGGTGAAACTTGGGATATTCGTATTGCCGCTTTTAGAGACATGATTGTTAAGTTCCGTAATAATCCTTCTATTTTTATTTGGGAAGGCGGTAACTGGGCCGAAACCGAAAAACATTACCAAGAAATTCTAGACATTGTTAATACCTATGATCCTAAAGGCAAAAGGTTGATAGGGAACAGACGTTCTGATTTAAAAATAGAATCCGAAAAATACTTGACTATCGAAGTAGGTACCGAAGGTTGGCAAAGAGAATTTGCTAGTTTACCCATTATCGAAAGTGAATACATGCGTGATGAAGCGCCTAGACGTATTTGGGACAAATATTCTCCCGACGATAATTTTTGGAACAATCCTAACTTATATAAAAACACTTACCAAATAGGTTCAGAAGAATTTGCGGTGCGTCAAGCAGACCATTGGTGGAATAAAATGGGAAAAAAAGTGTATCATTCTGGTGGTGCCAATTGGGTTTTTTCTGATGGACCACACGGAGGACGTAATCCTACTGAGGTAACCCGAGCTAGTGGAGAAGTAGATGGTGTTCGTTTGCCTAAAGAAGCATTTTATGCCTTAAAAGCCATGTGGAGACCAGAACCTCAAGTGCACCTAATTGGGCATTGGAATTATACCCAAGGAACAAAGAAAGATATGTATGTGATTTCCAATTGTGCTGCTGTTAAAATGTACATCAATGGTAAATTGATTGGAACGGATGATACAGCTGAAAATGGGTATGTGTACCAATTTCCTGCTGTGGCTTGGGAAGCGGGTGAAATAAAAGTCGAAGGTTATGTAGATAATAAAGTATTGGTGACGCAAACTAAGAAGACAGTAGGTGAGCCAGTAGCCATCAAGTTAACTCCAATTACCGGTCCAGAAGGATGGAAAGCAGATGGTTCAGATATCGCTTTGGTGGACTTTGAAGTGGTTGATAAAGACGGAAACCGTTGTCCGCTAGATGCTGCTCGTGTTGATTTTACCATTTCAGGTCCTGCCATCTGGCGTGGTGGATACAATAGTGGCAAAGCTAATAGTACCAACAACCTATATTTAGATACAGAATGTGGTATCAATCGTGTAGCTGTTCGTTCTTTATTAAAAGCAGGTCAAGTGACTATTACTGCAACAAGACAAGGATTAAAACCAGCAACAATTGTTTTGAAGTCTCTTCCTGTGGATATAAAAAATGGTTTGACACTAGAGATGCCTCAGGTGTATAAAAATGTTCCCAAAGAAGAGCCTATGCCCATACACACGCCAGCGATGCCAGCCTACGATCCAGCTGAAAATAATACAAGTAAATTGTTTACTAAATTCAGTTATACAGGAGATGCCAAAGCGATGTTGCGCACCACAATGGATTGGGGGAAAAAGGCCTATACCGATTTAGAATACAATTATACTGTAATCCCAAATTATTTAAGAGGAGCAGAATATGTTAGAACCCCTGATTCCGATAAGAGATATTGGGCTCGTGATCAATTGCAATTTGTTGCTGGTGTGGATATGGAAATTTATGTAGGCCATGATGACCGTGTGCCAAGACCTGAATTCCTGAAAAAAGAATATGTAGATACAGGTGACGATATTGATTTAGGTGGAGTGAAAATGTCCTTATTTAAACGTACCGCCAAAGCGGGAGAAAGCATCATTATGGCTGGAAATACTGAAGGTGATGCACCAAAAGATTGTCGTATGTATGTGGTGATTGGAAAGAAAAAATAG
- a CDS encoding family 43 glycosylhydrolase, whose amino-acid sequence MVNNMNCFKEKIVGFGVFLISFAVLGQNPIVANQGLNDPHIHIFDNKAYVYASHDTSIDNKGFLMEDWWIWSSPDLVNWKKESVLKPEHTYIGKPFTQCWATDVAYKNGKYYWYFSEGNEQTGVVVGDSPVGPWKDVLGKPLLTSDMTPTHEYDIGLIEDNGNHYIIFGVWDYYIAKLNDDMISLAEKPRKLEINNPRGPYNLDGKNLKMPTDDKPFMHKHNGKFYLSWGIFYAMSDSVYGPFDYKDQIMKKESFAQGFDSPTWPHGFQQGRHGSFFEWHNQTYFAYCDISQTGNRYFRDTFISYIHYKANGEIATIRVDGIGVGNYNANESKIEAEDYFDADGVQKVELKENDFAIQTLKENSYIGFTNIKNLKDKKAISFKIASDYKTTFEIEIRKESLNGKVVGNYKFKTKGSGKLEDLKCELNGLSDKETLYFKIKTPKNEQITINSFSFLK is encoded by the coding sequence ATGGTAAATAATATGAATTGTTTTAAAGAAAAAATAGTTGGCTTTGGGGTATTCCTCATCTCATTTGCTGTGCTGGGGCAAAATCCTATTGTAGCCAATCAGGGACTTAATGACCCTCATATTCATATTTTTGACAATAAAGCCTATGTTTATGCTTCTCACGATACATCTATAGACAACAAAGGTTTTTTGATGGAAGATTGGTGGATATGGTCATCACCAGATTTAGTCAATTGGAAAAAAGAAAGTGTGTTAAAACCTGAGCATACTTATATTGGAAAACCTTTTACACAATGTTGGGCAACTGATGTGGCATATAAAAACGGAAAGTACTATTGGTATTTCTCAGAAGGCAATGAACAAACAGGTGTTGTAGTGGGAGATTCGCCAGTAGGGCCTTGGAAAGATGTTTTAGGAAAGCCGTTGTTGACTTCAGATATGACTCCTACACACGAATACGATATAGGATTAATTGAAGATAACGGTAATCATTACATCATTTTTGGGGTTTGGGATTATTATATCGCTAAGTTAAACGACGATATGATTTCGCTTGCCGAAAAACCAAGAAAATTAGAAATCAATAATCCAAGAGGGCCGTATAATTTAGATGGAAAAAATCTAAAAATGCCAACAGATGATAAGCCTTTTATGCACAAGCACAATGGGAAATTTTATTTGTCTTGGGGTATCTTTTATGCCATGTCGGATTCTGTTTATGGTCCTTTTGACTACAAAGATCAAATCATGAAAAAAGAGAGTTTTGCCCAAGGATTTGATAGTCCTACTTGGCCTCATGGATTTCAACAAGGGCGCCATGGTTCTTTTTTCGAATGGCACAATCAAACCTATTTTGCCTATTGTGATATTAGTCAAACGGGTAATCGCTATTTTAGAGATACATTTATTAGCTACATCCATTATAAAGCCAATGGCGAAATAGCAACGATTAGGGTTGACGGTATTGGAGTAGGGAATTACAACGCAAACGAATCAAAAATAGAAGCTGAAGATTATTTTGATGCTGATGGGGTTCAAAAAGTAGAACTGAAAGAAAACGATTTTGCTATTCAAACACTAAAAGAAAACAGCTATATCGGTTTTACCAATATTAAAAATCTAAAAGATAAAAAGGCTATTTCTTTTAAAATTGCTTCAGATTATAAGACAACTTTTGAAATTGAAATACGAAAAGAAAGTCTTAACGGAAAAGTTGTAGGGAATTATAAATTCAAGACAAAGGGTAGTGGTAAGTTGGAAGATTTAAAATGTGAGTTGAATGGACTTTCGGATAAAGAAACGCTCTATTTTAAAATTAAAACACCTAAAAACGAACAAATAACAATTAACTCTTTTTCGTTTTTGAAATAA
- a CDS encoding GntR family transcriptional regulator: protein MEVVDCIEINKDSRVPMYQQIVDSIINNISNGNIELNQKLPSINTISEDCYLSRDTVEKAYNILKERNVIVSIPRRGNYVVNIETAPKLQILFLVSKMSSYKMSIYNAFLNKIGFNSKIDLVIYHCDELVFLNTLKNTKLIYDYYVVLPHFKTENLKHASFTEETLNAIQDLPKNKLLVLDNIMPPLLEDKDVSAIYQEYDKDIYEALNEGINKIAKYKKIALVYPEKSVYPYPRRILHGFKKFCLENEKDFEILDEVCDDMVFNKRDLFITIEEADLVNLINQIRKNELILGEDVGVISYNDTPLKDLLGIATMTTDFKIMGETAAQMILENKRGRVKVPFHFIDRTSI from the coding sequence ATGGAAGTAGTAGACTGTATAGAAATAAATAAAGATTCAAGGGTGCCAATGTATCAGCAAATTGTTGATTCTATTATTAATAATATTTCTAATGGGAATATTGAATTAAATCAGAAACTGCCATCTATCAATACAATTAGTGAAGATTGTTATTTGTCTCGAGACACTGTCGAAAAGGCATATAACATCTTAAAGGAGCGTAATGTAATAGTTTCGATTCCAAGAAGAGGTAATTATGTAGTAAATATTGAAACCGCTCCTAAACTACAGATATTATTCTTAGTAAGTAAAATGAGCTCTTATAAAATGAGTATCTATAATGCATTCTTAAATAAAATTGGATTTAATTCAAAAATAGATTTAGTAATCTATCATTGTGATGAGTTAGTTTTCTTAAATACACTAAAGAACACTAAATTAATATATGATTATTATGTTGTATTGCCACATTTCAAAACTGAAAATCTAAAACATGCCAGTTTTACGGAAGAGACCCTTAATGCGATACAAGATTTGCCAAAAAATAAATTACTAGTTTTGGATAATATTATGCCACCTTTGCTAGAAGATAAAGATGTTTCGGCTATTTATCAAGAATATGACAAGGATATTTATGAAGCTTTAAATGAAGGGATTAATAAAATAGCTAAGTATAAAAAAATAGCATTGGTATATCCTGAAAAATCAGTTTATCCTTATCCGAGGAGGATTTTACATGGTTTTAAGAAATTTTGTTTGGAGAATGAGAAAGATTTTGAAATTCTAGATGAAGTTTGTGATGACATGGTGTTCAATAAAAGGGATTTATTTATTACCATTGAAGAGGCTGATTTGGTTAATTTAATAAACCAGATTAGAAAAAATGAATTAATATTGGGTGAAGATGTTGGTGTTATTTCATATAACGACACCCCACTCAAAGATTTGTTAGGCATAGCTACGATGACTACTGATTTTAAAATTATGGGAGAAACTGCCGCTCAAATGATTTTAGAAAACAAAAGAGGTAGGGTGAAAGTACCTTTTCATTTTATCGATAGAACATCTATATAA